The DNA region tgctgttgttgttgctattaaAATTGATTATTCTTCTGggcagtttttgttgttgttgttgctgttgctgcaatATCAGcaactgttgctgttgctgacgTGCAGTGGCAATCTCACTCAAACTGGCCAATGTCACAGCCGTTTTCAGCACATGAGCGGGAGTTGGTGTGGTTGTccttgttggtgttggtgttgaaCTTGGAGTTGatgttgccgttgttgttgctatcgAAACTGTTGCTGATGGCAGAGGACGTTGTGACATTAGGGCCGTTTGTAGAATAGATCTATactgttgtggttgttgttgttgttgttgctgttgctcctgttgttgctgctgctgctgctgttgctgttgatggtCAAGTCTTTTGCTCTCTTCtaaactgtttttgttgtattgcTGTTGATTAAGTGCCGCCGCCTTGCCAGTCAAAGGCATTATAATTCCCACATTGCAAGTATTATTGCTGAtgattgttgctgctgtgccACTTGCAACTGTTGCCATGGTTGTAGCAGTTGCTGTGGCTGTGGCTGACCGTGCTATCTGCTCGGCTGCTGCTGTCAGAGTGGCCAAAGTGGCGGCCGCTCCACTCAGCAGCGAAGTCTTTAATATGGACGTAGATGAGGCCCTATTGCCCGTGCATGGCAACAATACGGATTGCTTCTCCTGCTGTTGCGTGGGTTGCTCAGTTCCtatttcaattttgattttaggCAAATCGAGCATTAATTGATCaacctgttgttgttgttgttgttgtggcctATTTCTACGCCGCGTTGCcgttgtcatcatcatcatctgttgttcctgctgctgctgctgctgctgctgctgctgttgttgctgctgtcgttCTAGTGGGTTAGTTACGGATTCATTGGTTCCGGAACCgcttgttgctattgctggaAGGTGATTGGTGGTGGGCAGCAAGCCATGCTCAAGCATCTGCTACCTTATGCTCGCCGAATTGAGCACAAAGGGCACGTAAAACATTTTGCTTTCAAGCAGTAAACTGGCCGCCGCTTGGATCTATCGGAAATATAATgaattatatgtacatatatgcgcaactattttcaatttcattcttACCTCGGGTATATGTGAGAGCAGCTCACTCAGTCGGGCTTGCGGATTCTGTGGCGATGAGTTTTGTAAATAGGAGCGTAGCACTTGAATATACCGCTCCTGGATGCTCTCCAGTTCCACTTCTGCTGGAGGTGGggtgatagagagagagagcgagagagatacATTATGAAATGAAGTATGCAGTTTCACATTCCGTTCTTATTGTTTGCCCAgtaaaaattctttaaaacaTGGCTATTTTCAAtacgatttttatgaaatttgatggATCGATagatatttaaaacaaattttagtGTCCTAAATTTAAAAGCGATTTGGATTCAGCTGACACCAAAGACTTGCTACGTACCTTTATTCAGCAAAATGTATACCTTGAGGCACACATATTCCTCCATTTTCAGCTTAATGCGCCGAAACATGATGGTTATTTGCGTCATCTTGTCTACCATGTGACCAACATCGAGTTTCAGCTGCTCCATGGCAATCGGTTGACCCATCAATGTGGTTAGGCAAGTCTGCAGGGTACTCAGATGTGAATTGACTTCGCTAACGAATTCCGGATCATCCTTATGCAGCGGCTGGGCAGGAGTTGGCGTAGTTGTGGGCGTTGAGGCAGGTGAACCATGACGACTACCATGATTCTGATTAACAGAAGTTGGTGTTGCATTGCCACCGCCACCAGTggcgccaccaccaccaccaccaccactaaTCGCTGACTGGGATCGCTTGCCGTGTAACGCTTGATACGCAGCCGTGGTCAGAATTAGTATCTCATGCCATTTATCCGTTAGCAATTTGGTGTGTATCTCAACAGGGATCTCCAGATAGAAGGGCAACTTCTTTGTCCACGACACCAGCTTATGGACAATCGAATCGCCAATGTTGCACAATTTCTCGCTTATTTCCGACTTATCCTCGAGGAACTCACTGAAATGCGGCAGTGTGGCAATATCTTCCATGGCATCGCAATCGATCAGTGTCTGAATCATGGCCAGGGCATGCTCATATGAGATTTGACGATCCTTGGACGAGCTAACCGCCGAGTCGAGGCGATGGCGCAGGTGAACAATCTCACTGGGATTGGTCAGAGCAGTCTTTAATATGGTGCCATTCATTAAATGGGCCGGCAAGGATGGCTGTCCgctgccaccaccaccaccaccgcctccGCCTCCTCCGCCAggatgctgatgctgctgctggtgatgattatgctgctgctgctgctgctgctgtccaTGATGCGGCGAATTGAGGGATAAATGCGGtgattgctgttgctgctgctgctgatgttggtgctgctgttgGGCTGGACTATGCATGGACGGTGGCTGTAAATGTTCCGTTTTCAATACTGGCCCAAGGAACATTGGTTTCATATCGCCACCTCCGCCGCCTCCGGTCATAAGCTTtgattgctgttgttgttgttgctgctgctgctgctgctgttgttgttgctgctgctgatgctgttgcgcCGCAGCGGCAGCCACTGCTGCTGCCAATTGTTGATGCTGCGGGGAAAGTAAATGATGGGCAGGCGACAGCTGGGTGACAGGATGTCCGCCTGCCTGTagctgctgttggtgttgatgttgctgatgtGGATGCTGATGCTGGTGATGTTGCTGGTGATGGATAGGCGAGtgaagttgctgctgctgctgttgctgctgggcagccgcctgctgctgttgctgcacggccgcttgttgctgttgctgcttttggTTGGTTTTCTTGTGCTTCTTGTACTTGACCTTGTACAGATTATAGACAGCACCGCTGTTACGTCCACCTGGCATGCGATCCTCTCTTACGGCTGAGCCAAACATAAGACACGATTTGATTAGCTTGAACTAATGTTCTTCTTTTTCGTTGTTCTGGACTTACCTTGCAGCACCATGCCCTGCTCAATGCATTTCTTAAATCGACAATACTGACAACGGTTGCGCTGTGCTTTGGTTATCTCGCAGGTGCCATCCGCCACGCAGGTATAAACCCGACGATTCTGTACCGTGCGCTTGAAGAATCCCTTGCAGctaacgagagagagagagagagagagaaggaaaaaaagagTTGCAGTTGCAAACGAATGGAACTAATGCCAGGCCAGTTCTCTGTGTGTATTACTCACCCCTCGCATGTAATGATGCCATAGTGTAATCCGGTGGCCTTATCCTCACAGATCATGCACACCAATGGCTGATCATCCTCATCGGTGGGCTCGTGTGGAGCCTCCAATGATCTGCCGCCACCTATAGAGCCGGAACCCGAATTTGAGCTGCCCCATTGCTGTTGAGCACTGAGATTGAGAGCTTGCACCTGGCCAGGCGGCAGCTGGGAATAATCTCCGGCCCACAGGCGTTCCATGTTGAGAG from Drosophila willistoni isolate 14030-0811.24 chromosome XL unlocalized genomic scaffold, UCI_dwil_1.1 Seg141, whole genome shotgun sequence includes:
- the LOC124460439 gene encoding ras-interacting protein RIP3-like, with protein sequence MLEHGLLPTTNHLPAIATSGSGTNESVTNPLERQQQQQQQQQQQQQQEQQMMMMTTATRRRNRPQQQQQQQVDQLMLDLPKIKIEIGTEQPTQQQEKQSVLLPCTGNRASSTSILKTSLLSGAAATLATLTAAAEQIARSATATATATTMATVASGTAATIISNNTCNVGIIMPLTGKAAALNQQQYNKNSLEESKRLDHQQQQQQQQQQQEQQQQQQQQPQQYRSILQTALMSQRPLPSATVSIATTTATSTPSSTPTPTRTTTPTPAHVLKTAVTLASLSEIATARQQQQQLLILQQQQQQQQKLPRRIINFNSNNNSNNNINNTGTGLGLGIRTAIATTIKPIANELRSLSSKQQQQQQQPLQQQHQQHTNPVANGKQKQL